In Zingiber officinale cultivar Zhangliang chromosome 8B, Zo_v1.1, whole genome shotgun sequence, a single genomic region encodes these proteins:
- the LOC122016426 gene encoding chloroplast stem-loop binding protein of 41 kDa b, chloroplastic-like produces the protein MARLVAAQPKQASPWATPLAPSSLSEFHAAALDLSNIRKKRVWQKKGALRVAAGLSARKILIMGGTRFIGVFLSRILVKDGHQVTLFTRGKAPITQQLPGESDQDYADFKSKILHLKGDRKDFEFVKTSLAAEGFDVVYDINGREADEVKPILDALPKLEQFIYCSSAGVYLKSDLLPHFETDAVDPKSRHKGKLETESSLDSRGVNWTSLRPVYIYGPLNYNPVEEWFFHRLKAGRPIPIPNSGIQITQLGHVKDLARAFVTVLGNPKASKQVYNISGSKYVTFDGLARACAKAAGFPEPEIVHYNPKEFDFGKKKAFPFRDQHFFASIEKAQRELGWTPEFGLVDGLADSYNLDFGRGTFRKAADFSTDDIILGKSFVLQT, from the exons ATGGCCAGATTGGTGGCGGCTCAACCGAAGCAGGCCTCCCCATGGGCTACCCCACTTGCCCCCTCTTCTCTTTCAGAGTTCCATGCAGCCGCTCTCGACCTCTCCAACATA AGGAAGAAGAGAGTATGGCAGAAGAAGGGGGCGCTTCGGGTCGCTGCTGGCTTGAGTGCGAGGAAGATCCTCATCATGGGCGGCACCAGATTCATTGGGGTTTTCTTGTCGAGGATCCTTGTCAAGGACGGTCACCAG GTGACTTTGTTCACCAGGGGGAAGGCACCCATCACCCAGCAATTGCCAGGGGAGTCAGATCAGGACTATGcagatttcaagtccaag ATATTGCATCTAAAGGGAGACAGAAAAGACTTTGAATTTGTCAAGACGAGCCTTGCTGCTGAGGGTTTTGATGTTGTTTATGATATCAATG GTCGTGAAGCTGATGAGGTCAAGCCCATATTGGATGCATTGCCAAAACTAGAGCA GTTTATCTACTGTTCATCCGCTGGAGTATACCTCAAATCTGATCTCTTGCCACACTTTGAG ACAGATGCAGTTGACCCAAAGAGCAGACACAAAGGCAAGCTTGAAACTGAAAGTTCGCTTGATTCCCGAGGAGTAAACTGGACGTCTTTGCGGCCAGTCTATATATATGGGCCCTTGAACTACAATCCTGTTGAAGAATGGTTCTTCCATCGCTTGAAAGCTGGAAGGCCAATTCCAATTCCCAATTCTGGTATTCAAATCACCCAGCTTGGACATGTTAAG GATCTAGCACGGGCTTTTGTTACGGTTCTTGGTAATCCAAAAGCAAGCAAGCAAGTATACAATATCTCTGGATCCAAGTATGTGACCTTTGATGGATTAGCAAGGGCATGTGCCAAG GCAGCTGGCTTTCCTGAACCAGAGATTGTTCACTATAATCCCAAGGAATTTGACTTTGGGAAGAAAAAAGCCTTCCCATTCAGAGACCAG CATTTCTTTGCGTCAATCGAAAAGGCACAGAGAGAGCTCGGTTGGACTCCAGAGTTTGGCTTGGTTGATGGCCTTGCTGATTCATACAACCTAGACTTTGGTCGGGGCACTTTCAGAAAAGCTGCAGACTTTTCAACTGATGACATAATTCTTGGCAAATCATTTGTCCTTCAAACCTGA